A genome region from Candidatus Saccharimonadia bacterium includes the following:
- a CDS encoding polysaccharide deacetylase family protein, protein MNHFSRIASTIVMLLGLGAPLVPAAAAEANLVANPSAETAVAGAPTGWLQGQWGTNTPTFSYTASGAEDGAHALSLTVTGYADGDAKWYFAPVAVTPGTVYTASEYYQSTVATNVIAQIDDGAGHVSYLDLSAPATSSTWRQTTSTFTAPQGAKNVTIFHVLAANGTLTTDNFSLSAVAGPSPTPTPTPTPVPTPSPTPAPTPPAAGIPNPSVETAVAGQPQGWSASKWGTSTSTFSYLGMGHTGTHSLGLTVKNYVDGTANWAYAPQPVTAGTRYLFTDWYQATVASEVDIAVTMADGSTHYFYLGDVPQSSGWTQERLYYVMPAGAVSATVMHLMYQNGTLTTDDFSFQPHALAGFSRGLVTLTFDDGWTSQYTNGLPVMKKYGLTGTYYIISGYLTSQPDYLTVAQIKALKTAGNQIGSHTVSHPDLTTLSAADLTKELKNSQTTLTNKFGGPIQDFAAPYGTYNAATMAAVQKYYRSQRSTDEGYNSADDTDLYRLRVQNMTNLTTPAEFQGWIDQAARDKTWLIIVFHQVSTNPAAGEYNTSPADFDAEMSKLKASHLPVLTMAQAIAEVSPQIAH, encoded by the coding sequence ATGAACCATTTCTCTCGTATCGCTAGTACTATCGTCATGCTGCTCGGCCTCGGCGCGCCGCTCGTGCCCGCCGCGGCCGCCGAAGCCAACCTCGTCGCCAACCCCTCGGCCGAAACCGCCGTGGCCGGCGCGCCCACCGGCTGGCTCCAGGGCCAATGGGGGACGAATACGCCCACCTTTAGCTACACCGCCAGCGGCGCCGAAGACGGCGCGCACGCCCTGAGCCTCACCGTTACCGGTTACGCCGACGGCGACGCCAAATGGTACTTCGCGCCCGTGGCCGTCACTCCCGGCACCGTTTACACGGCGAGCGAGTACTATCAATCGACAGTTGCCACCAACGTCATCGCCCAGATCGACGACGGCGCCGGTCACGTTTCGTATCTGGATTTGAGCGCGCCGGCCACCAGCAGCACCTGGAGGCAGACTACCTCTACCTTTACCGCTCCCCAGGGCGCCAAAAACGTCACCATCTTCCATGTCTTGGCCGCCAACGGCACCCTTACCACCGACAATTTCTCGCTCAGCGCCGTGGCCGGGCCTTCGCCGACGCCCACTCCGACTCCGACGCCTGTGCCCACCCCGAGCCCAACCCCCGCCCCCACGCCTCCGGCCGCCGGCATCCCCAACCCCTCCGTTGAGACGGCCGTGGCCGGCCAGCCGCAGGGTTGGTCTGCGAGCAAATGGGGCACCAGCACCAGCACGTTTAGCTACCTGGGCATGGGCCATACCGGCACCCACAGCCTCGGCCTCACGGTCAAAAATTATGTCGACGGCACAGCCAACTGGGCCTACGCACCGCAGCCCGTTACTGCCGGCACTCGCTATCTGTTCACCGACTGGTACCAGGCTACCGTGGCCTCAGAGGTCGACATCGCCGTCACCATGGCGGACGGCAGTACCCACTACTTCTATCTCGGTGACGTGCCGCAATCGAGCGGCTGGACCCAGGAGCGGCTGTATTACGTCATGCCTGCCGGCGCCGTGAGCGCTACCGTAATGCATCTGATGTACCAAAACGGTACCCTCACCACCGACGACTTCAGCTTCCAGCCCCACGCCCTGGCCGGCTTCTCGCGTGGGCTTGTTACCCTCACATTTGACGACGGCTGGACCAGCCAATACACCAACGGCCTGCCGGTCATGAAAAAGTATGGCCTCACCGGTACGTACTACATTATTTCCGGCTATCTCACGAGCCAGCCCGACTACCTCACCGTGGCGCAAATCAAGGCGCTCAAGACCGCCGGCAATCAGATCGGTTCGCACACCGTCAGCCACCCCGATCTCACTACGCTCAGCGCCGCCGATCTCACCAAGGAGCTCAAAAACAGCCAAACCACGCTCACGAATAAGTTTGGCGGCCCCATCCAAGACTTTGCCGCACCGTACGGCACCTATAACGCCGCCACCATGGCCGCCGTCCAAAAGTATTACCGCTCGCAGCGCTCCACCGACGAAGGCTACAACTCGGCCGACGACACCGATCTCTACCGGCTGCGCGTCCAAAACATGACCAACCTCACCACCCCGGCCGAGTTTCAGGGCTGGATCGACCAGGCCGCCCGCGACAAAACCTGGCTTATCATCGTGTTTCACCAGGTGAGCACCAACCCGGCCGCCGGCGAGTACAACACCTCCCCCGCCGATTTCGACGCCGAAATGTCTAAGCTCAAGGCCTCTCACCTGCCCGTACTCACCATGGCGCAGGCCATCGCCGAAGTTTCGCCCCAAATCGCCCACTAG
- a CDS encoding DUF2795 domain-containing protein translates to MIDPNHEPKLNPKDLFAFLDGQDDYPVSGVKLAQNARKQHARPEIIAFFEALPITFHDVSEIINHTVKPNELPLGPQLDLAGRETPVDETNQDQATLQISNIIK, encoded by the coding sequence ATGATCGACCCAAATCACGAACCCAAACTCAATCCCAAAGATTTATTCGCGTTTCTCGATGGCCAAGATGATTATCCCGTCAGTGGCGTCAAGCTGGCGCAGAACGCGCGAAAGCAGCACGCGCGGCCTGAAATCATCGCATTTTTCGAGGCCCTGCCCATCACCTTTCACGACGTCAGCGAAATCATCAACCACACCGTCAAGCCCAATGAATTACCGCTCGGCCCCCAGCTTGACCTCGCGGGCCGCGAAACGCCCGTTGACGAGACCAACCAAGACCAAGCCACCTTGCAAATCTCCAACATTATAAAATAG
- a CDS encoding CAP domain-containing protein, with the protein MTAKRKQKTPLHRHVRRHLKHWFVPHAHNDHRPHLIRLHGLAVVALLIIGVQITANLVRPAGAGGLAHGRVLAYATDTITPVDLFNQTNQERVAGGLPALHLDARLNQSAGLKAGNMFAENYWAHVSPSGIQPWHWFEQAGYAYTYAGENLAKDFDTTSGAIQGWMNSPGHRANILNPNYTDVGFAVQNGTLVGGQTTLIVAHYGATAGSAVAAATPAPQATPKPAPLAAAATPAPTATPIPTATPTPAPTTTLRPVVATGQITPSAPPPRQYSLFQPLSIVRTLNFGTLVTLLLLLVLLIVYVVTHLTVWRKGLRRWSSLHYRLFAAAQVSSLAVAIISLAVSGFGTVG; encoded by the coding sequence ATGACCGCCAAGCGTAAGCAAAAAACCCCGCTACATCGGCACGTGCGCCGGCACCTCAAACATTGGTTTGTGCCGCACGCCCACAACGACCACCGGCCGCACCTCATCCGCCTCCACGGCTTGGCCGTCGTGGCGCTGCTTATCATCGGCGTGCAAATCACCGCCAACCTGGTGCGCCCGGCCGGCGCTGGCGGGCTCGCTCACGGCCGCGTGCTGGCGTATGCCACCGACACCATTACGCCGGTCGATTTGTTCAACCAAACCAATCAGGAGCGAGTCGCCGGCGGCCTGCCGGCGCTGCATCTCGATGCCCGGCTCAACCAGTCCGCTGGGCTCAAAGCCGGCAACATGTTCGCCGAAAATTATTGGGCCCACGTTTCGCCCAGCGGCATCCAGCCGTGGCATTGGTTTGAACAGGCCGGCTACGCCTACACCTATGCCGGCGAAAATCTCGCCAAAGATTTTGACACCACCTCCGGCGCCATTCAGGGCTGGATGAATTCACCCGGCCACCGCGCCAACATTCTCAACCCCAACTACACCGATGTCGGATTTGCCGTCCAAAATGGTACGTTGGTGGGTGGTCAAACCACGCTCATTGTGGCGCATTATGGCGCCACCGCCGGCTCGGCAGTCGCTGCGGCCACGCCCGCACCCCAGGCCACCCCCAAGCCGGCGCCGTTAGCGGCGGCCGCCACCCCGGCGCCCACCGCCACGCCGATCCCCACGGCCACCCCAACCCCCGCACCCACGACCACGCTGCGGCCGGTGGTGGCCACAGGGCAAATTACGCCGAGCGCCCCACCTCCGCGCCAATATAGCCTCTTCCAGCCGCTGTCCATCGTCCGTACGCTCAATTTTGGCACGCTCGTGACGCTTCTGCTCCTCCTGGTGCTCCTCATTGTCTACGTGGTCACCCACCTCACCGTGTGGCGCAAGGGCCTCCGCCGCTGGAGCAGTCTGCACTACCGCCTGTTCGCAGCAGCGCAAGTATCGAGCCTCGCCGTGGCCATAATATCGCTTGCAGTATCCGGCTTCGGTACTGTAGGATAA
- the uvrB gene encoding excinuclease ABC subunit UvrB: MANFHLSSKYQPAGDQPKAIEQLVAGLGRGDREQTLLGVTGSGKTFTMANIVQQLQRPTLVLSHNKTLAAQLYGEFKTFFPDSAVQYFVSYYDYYQPEAYIPRSDTFIEKDSSINEEIDRLRHAATMSLLTRRDVLIVASVSCIYGLGNVNDYTTLTIDLRVGEVRKRDKFLRQLTDIQYARNDIDFTRGKFRVRGDVVEVYPIGEETAYRLEFFGDELERIRQVDPLTGEVISDRQDLKIFPAKHHVAPQDQIRLAVQKIGEELDMRLLQLEAAGKNLEAQRLKQRTKFDMEMLAETGMVPGIENYSRFLSNREPGEQPATLLDYFPDDMLMFVDESHITLPQVRGMYNGDRARKETLVDYGFRLPSALDNRPLKYPEFERHINQVVYVSATPSDFELSHSSQVVEQVIRPTGLLDPLIDVRPINHQIDDLVAEIRATVAKKQRVLVTTLTKRMAEDLTEYLQESGVKVQYLHSEVNTLDRIDILQDLRAGVFDVVVGINLLREGLDLPEVSLVAILDADKEGFLRGQAALIQTIGRAARHVEGRVIMYADRVTDSMKYAIDTTTARRKVQEAYNTAHGITPEGIQKAMGERMQAQVEAETADVRDIRPEEIPKEERSKLVKDLTAQMTMAAENLQFEKAALLRDQIDELKGAAKKAPRKTTKGR, from the coding sequence ATGGCAAACTTCCACCTCAGTAGCAAATACCAGCCCGCCGGCGATCAACCCAAGGCCATCGAGCAGCTCGTGGCCGGCCTCGGGCGTGGCGACCGCGAGCAAACCCTGCTCGGCGTCACCGGCTCGGGCAAGACCTTCACTATGGCCAACATTGTGCAGCAATTGCAGCGCCCCACCCTCGTGCTCAGCCACAACAAAACCCTGGCCGCCCAGCTCTACGGCGAGTTCAAAACCTTCTTCCCCGACAGCGCCGTGCAATACTTTGTGAGTTATTATGATTATTACCAGCCCGAGGCCTACATTCCGCGCTCCGATACGTTCATCGAAAAAGACTCCAGCATCAACGAAGAAATCGACCGCCTGCGCCACGCCGCTACCATGAGCCTGCTGACGCGCCGCGACGTGCTGATTGTGGCTTCGGTAAGCTGCATTTACGGCCTTGGCAACGTCAATGATTACACCACCCTCACCATCGATCTGCGCGTCGGCGAGGTCCGCAAGCGCGACAAATTCCTGCGTCAGCTCACCGACATCCAATATGCTCGCAACGACATCGATTTCACCCGCGGCAAATTCCGCGTGCGCGGCGATGTCGTGGAGGTGTACCCCATTGGCGAAGAAACCGCCTACCGCCTCGAATTCTTCGGCGACGAGCTCGAGCGCATTCGCCAGGTCGATCCGCTTACCGGCGAAGTAATTTCCGATCGCCAAGACCTCAAAATCTTCCCCGCCAAGCACCACGTGGCGCCGCAAGACCAGATTCGCCTGGCCGTGCAAAAGATCGGCGAGGAGCTCGACATGCGCCTGCTCCAGCTCGAAGCAGCCGGCAAAAACCTCGAGGCTCAGCGCCTGAAGCAGCGCACCAAATTCGACATGGAGATGCTCGCCGAAACCGGCATGGTTCCGGGCATCGAAAACTATTCCCGCTTCCTGTCCAACCGCGAACCCGGCGAACAACCCGCCACGCTCCTCGATTACTTTCCGGACGACATGCTCATGTTCGTGGACGAATCCCACATCACCCTCCCGCAAGTCCGCGGCATGTACAACGGCGACCGCGCCCGCAAAGAAACGCTCGTGGATTACGGCTTCCGCCTGCCCAGCGCGCTCGACAACCGCCCGCTCAAATACCCCGAATTCGAACGCCACATCAACCAGGTGGTGTACGTGTCGGCCACCCCGTCGGACTTCGAGCTCAGCCACAGCTCGCAGGTGGTGGAACAAGTCATCCGCCCCACCGGCTTGCTCGACCCGCTCATCGACGTGCGGCCCATCAATCACCAAATCGACGACCTCGTAGCCGAAATTCGCGCCACCGTGGCCAAAAAACAGCGGGTGCTCGTCACCACCCTCACCAAGCGCATGGCCGAAGACCTCACCGAGTACCTGCAAGAAAGCGGCGTTAAAGTCCAATATTTGCACAGCGAGGTCAACACCCTCGACCGCATCGACATCCTCCAAGACCTGCGCGCCGGCGTCTTCGACGTAGTGGTCGGCATCAACCTCCTCCGCGAAGGCCTCGACCTGCCCGAAGTGTCGCTCGTAGCCATTCTCGACGCCGACAAAGAAGGCTTCCTCCGCGGCCAGGCGGCGCTCATCCAAACTATCGGCCGCGCCGCCCGCCACGTGGAAGGCCGCGTCATCATGTACGCCGACCGCGTCACCGACTCCATGAAGTATGCCATCGACACCACTACCGCCCGGCGCAAAGTCCAAGAAGCCTACAACACCGCTCACGGCATTACCCCCGAGGGCATCCAAAAGGCGATGGGGGAGCGCATGCAGGCGCAGGTGGAAGCCGAAACCGCCGACGTCCGCGACATTCGCCCCGAAGAGATCCCCAAAGAAGAGCGCTCCAAACTCGTCAAAGACCTCACGGCGCAAATGACCATGGCCGCCGAAAACCTCCAATTCGAAAAGGCCGCGCTCCTGCGCGACCAAATCGACGAACTGAAGGGCGCTGCCAAAAAAGCTCCGCGCAAAACTACCAAAGGCCGCTAG
- a CDS encoding cellulase family glycosylhydrolase, whose amino-acid sequence MAVGILVVQHSRANTNIPDVGFNWHAGWSDYSDADNRATVDRMVAAHMRWARIDIGWCTVESDGPGTISAWYITKLDTAIDYARSKGLKILADYTCAPQWANGSTDTAVAPTNAADYAHSLGWVATHWRGRVSAWEIWNEPDPNQQFWKGTQAQYVQLLQAAYPQVKAGDPAALVILGAPSSNDDVWISQLYALGGKNYFDVLATHPYQGLANAAPEHPDDNNRWWYTHLPVIRNIMVQNGDAAKDVWFTEFGWSTHANTGSTPNYQLGVTEAEQGDYFQRAIQYAITNYPYVTNMFWYTDRDILDAGDIQNANYGLLYADGSPKPGYFTIQSYLATLYATPTPTPTPTPTPTPTPTPTPTATPTPTATPTPTPTPKIGDINHDGQVNIFDLSLLLSKWGTSDTSCDLNHDGVVNVFDLSLLLSHWGT is encoded by the coding sequence GTGGCAGTCGGAATCCTGGTCGTGCAGCACAGCCGGGCCAACACCAACATTCCCGATGTCGGCTTCAACTGGCACGCCGGCTGGAGCGATTACTCCGACGCCGACAACCGCGCCACGGTTGACCGCATGGTCGCCGCCCACATGCGCTGGGCCCGCATCGACATCGGCTGGTGCACGGTCGAATCCGACGGCCCCGGTACCATCAGCGCCTGGTACATCACCAAGCTCGACACCGCTATCGATTACGCCCGCTCCAAAGGTCTCAAAATCCTCGCCGACTACACCTGCGCCCCGCAGTGGGCCAACGGCTCCACCGACACCGCCGTCGCGCCCACCAACGCGGCCGATTACGCCCATTCGCTGGGTTGGGTGGCGACTCATTGGCGCGGTCGGGTGAGTGCGTGGGAGATCTGGAACGAACCCGATCCCAACCAGCAATTTTGGAAAGGCACGCAAGCCCAATACGTACAGCTGCTTCAGGCCGCCTATCCCCAGGTCAAAGCCGGCGACCCCGCGGCCCTCGTGATCTTGGGCGCGCCTTCCAGCAACGACGATGTTTGGATCAGCCAACTCTACGCCCTCGGTGGCAAAAATTACTTCGACGTCCTCGCCACCCACCCGTACCAAGGGCTAGCCAATGCCGCTCCCGAGCATCCCGACGACAACAACCGCTGGTGGTACACCCACCTGCCCGTCATCCGCAACATCATGGTCCAAAACGGCGACGCCGCCAAAGACGTTTGGTTTACCGAGTTTGGCTGGTCGACGCATGCCAACACCGGCAGTACGCCCAACTATCAATTGGGAGTCACCGAAGCCGAACAGGGTGACTACTTCCAGCGCGCCATTCAATACGCCATCACCAATTACCCCTACGTCACCAACATGTTCTGGTACACCGACCGCGATATCCTCGACGCCGGCGACATCCAAAACGCCAATTACGGCTTGCTGTACGCCGACGGCAGCCCTAAGCCGGGCTATTTCACCATCCAGAGCTATCTGGCTACGCTTTACGCCACACCTACCCCAACTCCGACGCCGACCCCCACTCCAACCCCAACGCCCACACCTACACCCACCGCCACGCCAACCCCCACCGCTACCCCGACACCCACCCCGACACCCAAGATCGGCGACATCAACCACGATGGCCAGGTCAACATCTTCGACCTCTCCCTCCTCCTCTCCAAGTGGGGCACCTCGGACACCAGCTGCGACCTCAATCACGACGGCGTAGTGAATGTCTTCGACCTCAGCCTGCTCCTCTCGCATTGGGGTACCTAG
- a CDS encoding glycosyltransferase family 2 protein yields MEASNHNPATPRAQRKMALILPAHNEEVVIAATVRSALAGGMEAQDIFVVSDGSLDTTVLIALSHLPWYNVFAQEQGGKAMAIASGIRHFDIVRRYRWVHVADADGVFGPTYFQEIRDRLDESYVAATGHIQSLKGGWISKYRTYEYTYGLEIMRRIQSFFGVIPVIPGATCIFRTDIIERLDFTQSSLTEDMDLTLQIHRGNLGRIAYIPQAKAFTQDPKDFGDYWKQVARWYRGTWQVMTRHKVGLRPRKIDAYLGFMLLENLTMMAEFVVLPIIAWWGQNYGPLALLFINDMIIFFAFTVWSAGVNRRADVVSAFPLFYILRFVNLFLYFRSWFEIVVQRKFRSARPGWTTAGRRYRIMSGAGI; encoded by the coding sequence ATGGAAGCCAGCAACCACAACCCCGCTACCCCTCGCGCCCAACGCAAAATGGCGCTGATTTTGCCTGCCCACAACGAAGAGGTGGTGATCGCCGCCACCGTGCGCTCAGCCCTAGCAGGCGGCATGGAAGCCCAAGATATCTTCGTGGTCAGCGACGGCTCCCTCGACACCACCGTGCTCATCGCCCTGTCGCATTTGCCGTGGTACAACGTGTTTGCCCAGGAGCAGGGCGGCAAGGCCATGGCTATCGCCAGCGGCATCCGCCACTTCGACATCGTCCGTCGCTACCGCTGGGTGCACGTGGCCGACGCCGACGGCGTGTTTGGCCCCACGTACTTCCAGGAAATCCGCGACCGCCTCGATGAATCCTACGTGGCCGCCACGGGCCACATCCAAAGCCTCAAAGGCGGTTGGATCTCCAAATACCGCACCTACGAATACACCTACGGCCTCGAAATCATGCGGCGCATCCAGAGCTTCTTCGGTGTCATCCCCGTCATCCCCGGCGCCACCTGCATCTTCCGCACCGACATCATCGAGCGCCTCGACTTCACGCAATCCTCGCTCACCGAAGACATGGACCTTACGCTCCAAATCCACCGCGGCAACCTTGGCCGCATCGCCTACATTCCCCAAGCCAAAGCCTTTACTCAAGATCCCAAAGATTTTGGCGACTATTGGAAGCAGGTTGCGCGCTGGTACCGCGGCACCTGGCAAGTGATGACACGCCACAAAGTTGGCTTGCGCCCGCGCAAAATCGACGCCTACCTCGGTTTCATGCTGCTCGAAAATCTCACCATGATGGCCGAATTCGTCGTTTTGCCCATTATCGCTTGGTGGGGCCAAAATTACGGCCCCCTCGCGCTCCTCTTCATCAACGACATGATCATCTTCTTTGCCTTCACCGTGTGGTCAGCGGGTGTCAACCGCCGCGCCGACGTGGTGAGCGCTTTCCCGTTGTTTTACATCCTCCGATTCGTCAACCTCTTCTTGTATTTCCGCTCCTGGTTCGAAATCGTCGTCCAGCGTAAGTTCCGCTCGGCTCGCCCGGGCTGGACTACCGCCGGGCGCCGATACCGCATCATGAGTGGCGCGGGAATTTAA
- a CDS encoding PH domain-containing protein, translated as MDYGFTLDAGEEVIRVIRRSIFDILPTILVSVVLALAAAALAYLLGRYPAATPFPPQLMLLLVLIMAIIAVIIFLIAVDVYRHNLLIFTNVHIVQVEQLALFQRRVSQLNLRRIEDVTGMHQGFLQSIFDFGEVQIQSAGEQEKFIFKNAPHPQQLADEALEKHEQSMRAVHAQGMDAE; from the coding sequence ATGGACTACGGCTTCACCCTGGATGCCGGCGAAGAAGTCATCCGCGTCATCCGCCGCAGCATTTTCGATATTTTGCCCACCATCCTTGTCTCGGTCGTACTAGCCCTGGCTGCAGCGGCGCTCGCGTATCTGTTGGGTCGGTACCCGGCGGCTACGCCGTTTCCGCCACAGCTCATGCTGTTGTTGGTGCTCATTATGGCCATTATCGCGGTGATAATTTTTCTCATCGCGGTCGATGTCTACCGCCACAATCTGCTCATTTTCACCAATGTGCACATCGTGCAAGTCGAACAGCTGGCGCTCTTTCAACGCCGAGTATCACAGCTCAATCTGCGGCGGATCGAGGATGTCACCGGCATGCATCAGGGGTTTTTGCAGAGCATCTTTGACTTCGGCGAGGTCCAAATCCAATCCGCCGGCGAGCAAGAAAAATTTATCTTTAAAAACGCCCCCCATCCCCAGCAGCTAGCCGATGAAGCCCTCGAAAAACACGAGCAAAGCATGCGCGCCGTCCACGCTCAGGGGATGGACGCCGAATAA
- a CDS encoding DUF5671 domain-containing protein, with protein MPNSALTAYIAAARKKGHADDQIKRDLTDAGWNPGQVAAALSPAEDLPVPPPPPGPDAGSRSDPPRAVVQTFSTRGLEYIIMFIALGVAAVALGSILHSSVNSLFGSSDSMLGSGGSVPFAASALVVAFPILAYLFLRLQRAELTDPALRRDVSRKRAIQLTLVVTFLVGLGNVIYFVYSLMSGPSSDPYNYNSFGSSAANSVLGNFVHLVITLAIAGGIFLYYWRDEHQNS; from the coding sequence GTGCCCAATTCAGCGCTCACCGCCTATATCGCTGCCGCCCGCAAAAAAGGTCACGCCGACGATCAAATCAAGCGCGACCTCACCGACGCCGGCTGGAATCCCGGGCAGGTAGCCGCCGCCCTCAGTCCCGCCGAAGACCTACCTGTGCCACCCCCGCCGCCCGGTCCCGATGCCGGCAGCCGCAGCGATCCGCCGCGCGCCGTGGTGCAAACGTTTTCCACCCGCGGCCTCGAGTACATCATTATGTTCATCGCGCTCGGCGTGGCGGCCGTGGCACTCGGCTCAATTCTGCATTCGAGCGTCAATTCACTGTTCGGCTCCAGCGACTCCATGCTGGGCTCGGGCGGCAGCGTGCCATTTGCGGCCTCGGCGCTGGTGGTGGCCTTTCCGATTCTCGCCTACCTGTTTCTCCGGCTCCAGCGCGCCGAGCTCACCGATCCCGCTCTGCGCCGCGACGTTTCGCGCAAGCGGGCCATCCAGCTCACCCTGGTGGTCACCTTTCTCGTCGGCCTCGGCAACGTCATTTACTTCGTGTACAGCCTCATGTCCGGCCCTTCGAGCGATCCCTACAATTATAATTCCTTCGGCAGCAGCGCCGCCAATTCCGTGCTCGGTAATTTTGTGCATCTTGTGATCACCCTCGCCATTGCCGGCGGCATTTTTCTCTATTACTGGCGCGATGAGCACCAAAACTCCTAA
- a CDS encoding polysaccharide deacetylase family protein — protein MKLNKLTVTILILTLLAGAGSYTAGRSGFNFARAIVESRCSAGAFIAHAKSASELAADAHTTTSAAPSNVSGQTAEATYRPIALTSANLIANGDAEIRTATAPKGWSTSVFGKNDGRFSTVAGYNSPTGLRVDITQFTDGTANWLSPNLAAVPGGYYQYQDYYRSNVPTAAVLMLKDAAGKQQFLKLDSAPPSDQWTSYTQRFFVPVGTAEIRLSHPLDSAGWLETDAHILQTATAPPLAEPLLSLTFDDGWSSIYANALPLMTRYGMVSTQYLVSGYLGAPKSYMSPGQIYKFLDQGHEIASHTIDHPDLTTLGDKELKRQLQTSRQGLSKCYAPTTDFAAPYGANNGHTLIAEKAAYQTSRSTEAGYNSLDTFDPYRLKVQNIQVGTTPAQIQAWLATAVANHTWLILVYHQVDTSGGAFSRRPVDFEADLQAIKASGITVKTVHDAYTTVHQQASTP, from the coding sequence ATGAAGCTCAACAAACTCACCGTTACCATTCTTATTCTTACCCTCCTGGCTGGCGCCGGCTCCTACACTGCCGGCCGCAGCGGCTTTAATTTTGCTCGCGCCATCGTCGAAAGCCGCTGTTCGGCCGGCGCTTTCATCGCCCATGCCAAATCCGCCAGCGAGCTCGCGGCCGACGCCCACACCACCACCTCGGCTGCGCCGTCCAACGTGTCGGGCCAAACCGCCGAGGCCACCTATCGCCCCATCGCCCTCACCTCGGCCAACCTCATTGCCAACGGCGACGCCGAAATCCGCACCGCCACCGCACCCAAAGGTTGGAGCACGAGCGTCTTCGGCAAGAACGACGGCCGCTTCAGCACCGTCGCCGGCTATAATTCGCCCACCGGCCTGCGCGTCGACATCACTCAGTTTACCGACGGCACCGCCAACTGGCTTAGCCCCAACCTCGCAGCCGTCCCCGGCGGCTATTACCAATACCAAGACTATTACCGCTCCAATGTGCCCACCGCCGCGGTACTCATGCTCAAAGACGCCGCCGGCAAGCAGCAGTTCCTCAAGCTCGATTCCGCCCCGCCGAGCGACCAATGGACCAGCTACACCCAGCGCTTTTTCGTGCCCGTGGGCACCGCCGAGATTCGCCTTTCGCACCCGCTCGACAGCGCCGGCTGGCTCGAAACCGACGCCCACATCCTCCAAACCGCCACCGCCCCACCCCTCGCCGAGCCGCTGCTCTCGCTCACCTTCGACGACGGCTGGAGCAGCATCTACGCCAACGCGCTGCCGCTCATGACTCGCTACGGCATGGTTTCCACCCAATATCTCGTTTCCGGCTATTTGGGCGCCCCCAAGTCGTATATGAGCCCAGGCCAGATTTACAAATTCCTCGATCAAGGCCACGAGATCGCTTCGCACACCATCGACCACCCCGATCTCACCACCCTGGGCGACAAAGAGCTCAAGCGCCAGCTCCAAACCTCGCGCCAGGGCCTGAGCAAATGCTACGCGCCCACCACCGACTTTGCCGCTCCCTACGGCGCCAATAATGGCCACACCCTTATCGCCGAAAAAGCCGCCTACCAAACCTCTCGCTCCACCGAGGCCGGCTACAACTCGCTCGACACCTTCGACCCCTACCGCCTGAAGGTCCAAAACATCCAGGTAGGCACCACGCCCGCACAAATCCAGGCCTGGCTCGCCACCGCCGTCGCCAACCACACCTGGCTCATCCTGGTGTACCATCAGGTCGACACCAGCGGCGGCGCCTTCTCGCGCCGGCCAGTCGATTTCGAGGCCGATTTGCAGGCCATCAAGGCCTCGGGCATCACGGTCAAAACCGTCCACGACGCCTACACGACCGTCCATCAGCAAGCCTCCACACCATAA